One window of the Populus nigra chromosome 4, ddPopNigr1.1, whole genome shotgun sequence genome contains the following:
- the LOC133692510 gene encoding uncharacterized protein LOC133692510, producing the protein MQSPCLHLCKVFTSKPHLGFYYHTLKTTQNPSGFPKPKKLNMITQCHNKPRQDQSKARVKARGRKENVWSIDNDMEKTTSDKEKERGKQKRRKGRRVVRGKRNKAGGIMVSGTMLMEVETILQTQEPVIRPVWNTFTSSVSGIWKGVGAVFSPITAEMEPIEVGNKNENLYDCYTLARIEAVPSPSGEQRSQIQRKINWVTLNPYGEVPQYIGGNNRSKDDHKEGDASLPAEKMAGPAIRNHVLPGFESFNFETSDLMEEDVMGNEPGLVFFEDGSYSRGPVDIPVGEVDDSNYYLSPTFKFEQCLVKGCHKRLRIVHTIEFNNGGSDIQIMRVAVYEEEWVSPANLRAESDLEFDVKPFSQRKRTQPSELTGPWKVFEMSATPIFGDEIAIEESNGTPYVYLCTETLKKRSLPDNPVYFGEEEIMDMQDVTVLWLPGGVTGYVDVSKDGILCIGVGWYSDEGINLVMERDYGLNGKLREVRWKSEVKRRWPDPLPV; encoded by the exons ATGCAATCACCATGTCTTCACCTCTGCAAGGTTTTCACATCCAAGCCTCACTTAGGGTTCTACTACCACACACTCAAAACCACACAAAACCCCTCCGGTTTTCCCAAACCCAAAAAACTCAACATGATAACACAGTGCCACAACAAACCTCGGCAAGACCAGAGTAAAGCGAGGGTGAAAGCAAGGGGCAGGAAGGAAAATGTATGGAGCATTGACAATGACATGGAAAAAACCACATCTGATAAGGAAAAGGAGAGAGGGAAACAAAAGAGGAGGAAAGGAAGGAGAGTTGTCAGGGGGAAGAGGAATAAAGCTGGAGGAATTATGGTGTCTGGCACCATGTTAATGGAGGTTGAAACTATTCTTCAAACGCAG gAACCTGTGATAAGACCAGTATGGAATACATTTACCAGTAGTGTCAGTGGGATATGGAAGGGGGTGGGGGCTGTGTTTTCACCAATTACTGCTGAAATGGAGCCCATTGAAGTTGGAAACAAGAATGAAAACCTATATGATTGCTACACTCTTGCTCGCATTGAAGCAGTGCCGTCTCCATCTGGAGAACAGAGATCTCAAATTCAAAGAAAGATTAATTGGGTGACTTTAAATCCTTATGGTGAAGTGCCACAGTATATAGGAGGCAACAATAGAAGTAAAGATGATCATAAAGAAGGGGATGCATCTTTACCTGCTGAAAAAATGGCTGGCCCTGCTATCAGGAATCATGTTCTGCCTGGTTTTGAATCTTTTAACTTTGAAACTAGTGATTTAATGGAAGAAGATGTTATGGGTAATGAACCAGGACTAGTTTTCTTTGAG GACGGATCATATTCCAGGGGACCAGTTGATATTCCAGTTGGTGAAGTTGATGATTCAAACTATTACCTTTCTCCGACTTTTAAATTTGAACAA TGTTTGGTTAAAGGTTGTCACAAAAGACTTCGTATTGTTCATACCATAGAATTCAACAATGGGGGTTCAGATATACAAATCATGAGAGTTGCTGTTTACGAGGAAGAGTGGGTCAGTCCTGCAAATCTTCGTGCAGAAAG TGATCTGGAGTTTGATGTGAAGCCATTTTCTCAGCGGAAACGAACCCAGCCATCAGAGCTCACAGGGCCCTGGAAAGTATTTGAGATGAGCGCTACTCCAATATTTGGGGATGAGATAGCTATAGAGGAAAGCAACGGTACCCCATATGTCTATCTTTGTACAGAGACCTTGAAAAAGAGAAGCCTGCCTGATAATCCAGTATACTTTGGAGAGGAAGAGATAATGGATATGCAGGATGTAACTGTCCTTTGGCTGCCTGGAGGGGTAACCGGTTATGTTGATGTCAGCAAAGATGGCATCCTTTGCATTGGAGTTGGGTGGTATTCAGATGAGGGAATCAATCTTGTTATGGAAAGGGATTATGGGTTAAATGGGAAATTAAGAGAGGTCAGGTGGAAATCTGAGGTAAAGCGAAGGTGGCCTGATCCACTCCCTGTATAA
- the LOC133692310 gene encoding uncharacterized protein LOC133692310: protein MDDRGGSFVAVRRISQGLERGNNTCHSTSAEAVAGSAAWLGRGLSCVCAQRRESDARPSFDLTPVQEECLQRLQSRIDVPYDSSVLDHQEALKALWNAAFPEEELHGLISEQWKEMGWQGKDPSTDFRGGGFISLENLLFFARNFPKSFQDLLQKREGDRSVWEYPFAVAGVNITFMLIQMLDLEAVKPRALVGATFLKFLAENDSAFDLLYCITFKLMDHEWLTMRASYMDFNAVMKSTRRQLERELLSEDITRLEDLPSYTLLTR from the exons atGGATGATAGAGGAGGATCATTTGTGGCTGTGAGGAGGATTTCTCAAGGTCTCGAGCGAGGAAATAATACTTGCCATTCAACTTCTG CTGAGGCTGTGGCAGGATCAGCAGCGTGGCTTGGCCGTGgtctttcttgtgtttgtgcACAAAGAAGAGAGAGTGATGCTCGTCCATCATTTGATTTAACCCCTGTACAG GAGGAATGCTTGCAGAGGTTGCAGAGTCGTATAGATGTTCCCTATGATAGTTCAGTTCTTGATCACCAG GAAGCTTTGAAGGCCTTATGGAATGCTGCTTTTCCTGAAGAAGAACTTCATGGTTTGATATCTGAGCAGTGGAAGGAAATGGGTTGGCAAGGAAAGGATCCATCAACAGATTTTAG GGGTGGTGGTTTTATATCATTGGAGAATTTGTTGTTCTTTGCTAGGAATTTTCCG AAGTCCTTTCAGGATCTTCTTCAAAAGAGGGAAGGTGATAGATCAGTATGGGAATACCCATTTGCTGTAGCTGGTGTGAACATCACGTTTATGCTTATTCAGATGCTTGATCTGGAAGCAG TCAAACCACGAGCACTGGTGGGAGCAACTTTCTTGAAGTTTCTTGCAG AGAATGACTCGGCATTTGACCTTCTCTATTGCATAACATTCAAGCTTATGGATCATGAATGGCTTACCATGCGCGCCTCCTATATGGACTTCAAT GCGGTTATGAAATCTACACGCCGTCAACTAGAGAGGGAGCTTCTGTCCGAAGACATAACGCGGCTAGAAGACTTGCCCTCTTACACCCTCCTTACACGATAG